The Neobacillus sp. PS3-34 genome has a window encoding:
- a CDS encoding PAS domain S-box protein, with amino-acid sequence MKFKKEIHKHNLIIILGFIIIAELFDEASFFIFRFKGLRAFIVDLGVLLVSLFLVYFMLKGINKTASELHKNRKRLKNIFDTLDVAIWSHDLKSGTLLITPGIEKLYGYSSAEFYQDKTLWKKVIHPEDLHVLVERENQLSMGKVVTSSYRIIRPDGEVRWIQDRGIPALDENGNLVDFNSVLFDITDKKESEGRYRSIVEMSPDIIAVYSRGKIDYINESGCRLFGAASTKELIGQSVTKMIPAEILEQIKKRELTIEDDFEVKMRFEFWPCALMVKA; translated from the coding sequence ATGAAGTTTAAAAAAGAAATCCATAAGCATAATTTAATCATTATATTGGGGTTCATTATCATTGCTGAATTATTTGATGAAGCAAGCTTCTTCATTTTTAGGTTCAAAGGATTAAGGGCTTTTATCGTAGATTTAGGGGTACTCCTTGTTTCATTGTTTTTGGTTTATTTTATGCTGAAGGGAATTAACAAAACGGCATCAGAACTCCATAAAAACCGCAAAAGGCTTAAGAATATATTCGATACGCTTGATGTGGCCATCTGGTCCCATGACTTAAAGAGTGGAACCTTATTAATTACACCTGGAATTGAAAAATTATATGGCTATTCGTCCGCAGAGTTTTATCAGGATAAAACGCTTTGGAAAAAGGTCATCCATCCAGAGGATTTGCATGTTCTTGTTGAAAGGGAGAACCAATTGTCAATGGGGAAGGTTGTCACAAGTAGTTACAGGATTATCCGTCCTGATGGCGAAGTGCGATGGATTCAGGACCGCGGCATTCCGGCACTTGATGAAAATGGGAATCTTGTGGATTTTAATAGTGTACTGTTTGACATTACTGATAAGAAGGAAAGCGAGGGGCGGTATCGGAGTATTGTTGAGATGTCGCCTGATATTATTGCTGTTTACAGCCGAGGAAAGATTGATTACATAAATGAATCAGGCTGCCGTCTTTTTGGCGCTGCCAGTACAAAAGAACTGATTGGGCAGTCTGTGACGAAAATGATTCCTGCAGAAATTCTTGAGCAAATCAAAAAACGAGAACTGACGATTGAGGATGATTTCGAAGTAAAAATGCGGTTTGAATTTTGGCCGTGCGCCTTGATGGTAAAAGCATAG
- a CDS encoding HAD family acid phosphatase, with protein MKFGFDIDDTLINLREHAFHLYNKKLEQEIGLDVFRALETVEIHEPFGMTAEEGGRMWNESLEEIYFTSCPPFPNALEFLQALNESGHEIYYITARPKEHGERTKKWMMEQGFPVQEGRFYYGMKDEEKVKIIRELELDYYFDDKPAVLETLEADSLNIFVMDQSYNRHASYPRITSWREFSETIKDQLK; from the coding sequence ATGAAATTTGGCTTTGATATTGATGACACGCTTATTAACCTGAGGGAGCATGCGTTTCATCTGTATAATAAAAAATTAGAACAAGAGATTGGTCTGGACGTTTTTCGTGCGTTAGAAACGGTCGAAATCCACGAACCATTTGGCATGACGGCAGAAGAAGGCGGCCGAATGTGGAACGAATCGCTGGAAGAGATATACTTTACCTCGTGCCCTCCGTTTCCGAATGCTCTTGAGTTTTTGCAGGCGCTAAACGAGAGCGGACATGAAATCTATTATATAACCGCACGACCGAAGGAACACGGAGAGCGGACAAAGAAATGGATGATGGAGCAGGGATTTCCCGTCCAGGAGGGCCGGTTTTATTACGGAATGAAAGACGAAGAGAAAGTGAAAATTATCCGTGAACTCGAGTTGGACTATTATTTTGATGATAAGCCAGCCGTGCTGGAAACTCTTGAGGCAGATTCCCTGAATATCTTTGTTATGGATCAATCCTATAACAGGCATGCCAGTTATCCCCGAATTACAAGCTGGAGAGAATTTTCCGAAACAATAAAGGATCAGCTGAAATAA
- the ribD gene encoding bifunctional diaminohydroxyphosphoribosylaminopyrimidine deaminase/5-amino-6-(5-phosphoribosylamino)uracil reductase RibD — MTNHEFYMELALKNAQAMKGQTDPNPLVGAVIVNENRIVGVGAHLKAGEAHAEIHAIRMAGEKAKGGTIYVTLEPCSHHGRTGPCAVAIVEAGIQKVVIAALDPNPLVSGSGVKILQDAGIEVEVGILEEESRKMNEVFNKFIVKKQPFVTLKSGITLDGKIASSSNDSKWITSAEARHDVHILRNENMAILVGANTVIEDDPELTARIPNGRNPIRIIMDSTLRIPLDSKVVTDHLAETWIFTTQKYDAEKKIQLEIAGLKVFVTNGSERVNPTEVLEILGEQLVSSVLVEGGGGINAAFLENKVVDKVALYIAPKLIGGQHAPSFFGGTGFDMMADALELDDVSIVKIGKDYKFTGYPVYPER; from the coding sequence ATGACTAATCATGAATTCTACATGGAGCTTGCCTTAAAGAATGCACAGGCGATGAAAGGGCAGACCGACCCGAATCCGCTGGTCGGCGCTGTTATCGTGAATGAAAATCGTATTGTTGGTGTAGGTGCCCATCTTAAAGCCGGCGAAGCGCATGCAGAAATACATGCGATCCGTATGGCAGGCGAAAAGGCGAAGGGTGGAACAATATATGTGACACTTGAGCCTTGTTCCCACCATGGCAGGACGGGTCCATGTGCGGTAGCAATTGTCGAGGCGGGCATCCAGAAGGTTGTTATTGCAGCTCTGGATCCGAATCCCCTTGTTTCCGGCAGCGGTGTCAAAATTCTGCAAGACGCCGGCATTGAGGTAGAAGTGGGTATCCTTGAAGAGGAATCCCGGAAAATGAACGAGGTATTCAATAAATTCATCGTAAAAAAACAGCCATTTGTCACTCTGAAATCAGGGATAACACTGGATGGAAAAATTGCATCCTCATCAAACGACAGTAAATGGATAACATCTGCAGAGGCGAGACATGATGTCCACATCTTAAGAAATGAGAACATGGCCATCCTCGTCGGAGCCAATACCGTCATTGAAGATGACCCCGAATTGACGGCACGGATCCCAAATGGACGAAATCCTATCCGGATTATTATGGACTCTACCTTAAGAATTCCACTCGATTCAAAGGTTGTTACAGACCATCTGGCCGAAACATGGATTTTTACAACCCAAAAATATGATGCCGAAAAGAAAATTCAGCTTGAGATTGCAGGCCTAAAGGTATTTGTGACAAATGGATCTGAGCGTGTAAATCCTACTGAGGTATTGGAAATTCTGGGAGAACAGCTTGTCTCTTCCGTTTTGGTTGAAGGCGGAGGTGGCATCAATGCGGCTTTCCTTGAAAATAAAGTAGTTGATAAAGTTGCATTATATATCGCACCAAAGCTGATTGGCGGCCAGCATGCTCCGTCCTTTTTTGGGGGAACAGGCTTTGACATGATGGCGGATGCGCTGGAGCTTGACGATGTAAGCATTGTAAAAATAGGCAAGGATTATAAATTTACCGGCTATCCTGTTTATCCGGAACGATAA
- a CDS encoding GTP cyclohydrolase II: MIGTGLDNKVLSILEEKIQLIKTDTGAIYLVGPIRLPVNLDGETVTFQWYSWLQTEEVTEDYKQIIEKLSSSNLAEYQQSSVLVYGDFQYEADALIRMHSICHTGDIFGSKRCDCGFQLKQSMKMIVEKGTGALFYLANHEGRGIGLFSKAMAYVLQENGYDTVEANLNLGFVDDSRNYSDAIQVLKALRSQPVTLITNNPKKLEALKNAGLHVNGRTPLWGDKSEYNEKYLQTKVSRSGHLEDGGTGI; encoded by the coding sequence ATGATAGGTACAGGGCTTGATAACAAGGTTCTTTCTATATTAGAAGAAAAGATTCAACTAATCAAAACCGACACAGGGGCAATTTATTTGGTTGGTCCAATACGGCTGCCCGTGAATTTGGATGGTGAAACGGTTACCTTTCAATGGTATTCTTGGCTGCAGACGGAGGAAGTAACAGAAGACTATAAGCAGATTATCGAAAAACTGTCTTCTTCCAACCTGGCTGAATATCAGCAATCAAGCGTCCTGGTTTATGGCGATTTTCAATATGAGGCGGATGCACTGATTCGAATGCATTCGATTTGCCATACAGGAGATATTTTTGGAAGCAAGCGTTGCGATTGCGGCTTTCAGCTGAAGCAGTCGATGAAAATGATCGTCGAAAAAGGCACAGGCGCATTGTTTTACTTAGCTAACCATGAAGGCCGTGGAATCGGACTTTTCAGCAAGGCGATGGCATATGTACTTCAGGAAAACGGATATGATACTGTCGAGGCTAACCTTAATCTCGGTTTTGTCGACGATTCTCGTAATTACAGTGACGCAATCCAGGTGTTAAAAGCACTTCGTTCCCAGCCGGTCACATTAATCACGAATAACCCCAAAAAGCTGGAAGCATTGAAAAATGCCGGTCTCCATGTGAATGGCAGAACACCTTTATGGGGAGACAAATCGGAATACAATGAGAAATATCTGCAAACGAAAGTGAGCCGTTCAGGCCATTTGGAAGATGGAGGCACCGGAATTTAA
- a CDS encoding TIM barrel protein produces the protein MFRLGMPTLMEYHSLEENISLCKELGLDFIELNMDLPIFTPENLSAEELNRYRKEYQVDFTVHLPEEFNFTSFHPAVRRGHIERCKEAIVWASAANIKILNMHINNGIYFTMPDSKIWVNEKFENEFLSLFRESYQEILEFAVVQGVKICHENTRNFYLPFIKKGLEAIRDLNGFYLTWDVGHDAKCDFRETPIFEYLMEHIVHMHLHDFNEKGDHQELYTGMVPINDRLRLAEKNELSVVVEIKTSQALRNSVEKIKRK, from the coding sequence ATGTTTCGATTAGGAATGCCTACGCTAATGGAATATCATTCATTAGAGGAGAATATTAGCTTATGCAAAGAACTGGGGCTGGACTTTATTGAATTAAACATGGACCTGCCAATTTTCACACCTGAAAACCTGAGTGCTGAGGAATTAAACAGATATAGAAAAGAATATCAGGTTGATTTTACCGTTCATTTGCCTGAAGAATTTAATTTCACATCCTTTCACCCAGCCGTAAGGAGAGGACATATTGAGAGATGCAAAGAGGCAATTGTCTGGGCAAGTGCTGCTAATATTAAAATCCTGAACATGCATATTAATAATGGCATTTATTTTACCATGCCTGATTCTAAAATTTGGGTCAACGAGAAATTTGAAAACGAATTTCTTTCGCTATTCAGGGAGTCTTATCAAGAAATACTTGAATTCGCAGTCGTACAAGGTGTAAAAATTTGTCATGAAAATACACGAAATTTCTATCTTCCGTTTATTAAAAAAGGACTTGAGGCCATTAGGGATTTAAACGGCTTTTACCTAACGTGGGATGTTGGGCATGATGCAAAATGTGATTTTAGGGAAACACCAATTTTTGAATATCTAATGGAACATATTGTTCATATGCATCTACATGATTTCAATGAAAAAGGAGATCACCAGGAATTATATACTGGTATGGTGCCAATTAATGATCGACTAAGATTGGCAGAAAAAAATGAACTTTCGGTCGTGGTCGAAATTAAAACAAGCCAGGCTTTAAGAAATTCAGTTGAAAAAATTAAGAGAAAGTGA
- a CDS encoding PAS domain S-box protein, giving the protein MSNSIPIFGNEKESALYSPDELIDLFLNCTADGFAIVDMDNRFIRVNHMYTKIFGYTEEDVIGKTYEVFPNPEIVRDIISQVQQGKAFPNMITQRYHKNGACLDIAVSYSPFRNTKGDIVAVIAIFRDITEVVTMERELKQTRELYKLITENTSDMIKVFTKDRTIIYASPSYEKVMGFTPEEMIGRHVYDFIFQDEIENFEENFQKLLETGEPQIILERVRTASNEVIYCESNISPIYNEGIESNSFVTVTRNITDRVKNEEALRNLDRLSIIGQLAAGVAHEIRNPLTSLKGFSKLLKDINSKEKDDHYLSIIMSELDRIDMIVNEFMSLAKPQAIQFEKENLISILNSTINVLHPQALLYNVQFQVDFFGKDIELMCSPHQLKQAFLNFLKNAIESMPNGGNVYINVLKKENQRVMVSFTDEGAGIDSELLRQLGTPFYTTKDKGIGLGLTVSNKIIQEHNGLMKIKSQKGKGTIVSVELECI; this is encoded by the coding sequence ATGTCTAATAGTATCCCGATTTTTGGAAATGAAAAGGAATCTGCTTTATATAGTCCTGATGAATTAATAGATTTATTCCTTAATTGCACCGCTGATGGGTTTGCTATTGTTGATATGGATAATCGCTTTATTCGAGTGAACCATATGTATACAAAAATTTTCGGTTACACTGAGGAAGATGTAATAGGAAAAACATATGAAGTTTTTCCTAATCCGGAAATAGTAAGAGACATAATTAGCCAAGTCCAACAAGGCAAAGCATTCCCTAATATGATTACCCAACGTTATCATAAAAACGGAGCTTGTCTTGACATTGCGGTGTCTTATTCTCCTTTTAGAAATACGAAAGGGGATATTGTGGCTGTAATCGCTATTTTTCGCGATATTACTGAAGTAGTGACGATGGAAAGAGAATTGAAACAAACACGGGAACTATACAAATTAATAACAGAAAACACTTCCGATATGATTAAAGTTTTTACAAAAGACAGAACTATCATTTATGCCTCACCATCCTATGAAAAAGTGATGGGTTTTACCCCTGAGGAAATGATAGGACGGCATGTATATGATTTTATTTTTCAAGATGAAATAGAAAACTTTGAAGAGAATTTCCAGAAACTATTAGAAACTGGAGAACCTCAAATCATACTAGAAAGAGTACGAACTGCTAGTAATGAAGTTATTTATTGTGAATCAAATATCTCTCCGATATATAATGAGGGAATTGAAAGCAATTCCTTTGTCACCGTCACCCGAAATATCACTGACAGAGTAAAAAATGAGGAAGCACTCCGTAATTTAGACCGGCTTTCCATCATTGGCCAATTAGCTGCGGGGGTTGCCCATGAAATAAGAAATCCTTTGACTTCTTTAAAAGGATTTTCAAAATTATTAAAAGACATTAATTCTAAAGAAAAGGATGATCATTATTTATCCATTATCATGAGTGAGTTAGACCGGATTGATATGATTGTGAATGAATTTATGTCCTTGGCTAAACCACAGGCAATTCAATTTGAAAAAGAAAATTTAATTTCCATTTTAAATAGCACGATTAATGTCCTGCATCCGCAAGCTCTTCTGTACAATGTTCAATTCCAAGTCGATTTTTTTGGAAAAGATATTGAATTAATGTGCAGTCCGCATCAATTGAAGCAAGCCTTTCTTAATTTTCTTAAAAATGCAATCGAATCGATGCCTAACGGGGGAAATGTTTACATTAATGTACTAAAGAAGGAAAATCAGAGAGTAATGGTTTCCTTTACTGATGAAGGTGCGGGTATTGACTCGGAGCTTTTGAGGCAGTTGGGCACACCGTTTTATACAACCAAGGATAAGGGAATAGGACTTGGACTGACGGTCAGCAATAAAATCATTCAAGAACATAATGGTTTAATGAAAATCAAGAGCCAAAAGGGTAAAGGTACGATTGTAAGCGTCGAATTGGAGTGTATATAA
- a CDS encoding VanW family protein, with protein sequence MRKFRGAMLIILAGSLIGLVGCSEKTAKEKALEKRVADLEQEINKEKDSKEEAKQTETNQQNEVMPAVVEVVDPITKKVIKSFTPKDMGYETDKEKYKEQIEKWAKDAARGTEAAPGYDQRMVPDRLGADGQIIKGKPRTILEEKELSEKIINASAKGGTVELPLYITESGYKPEEASQLGEVVVASFTTHFNSSIKGRSRNIELSAQAINNVIIGMQDVFSFNTTVGPSDQAHGYQKAPEAVNGKLVEGIGGGICQTSSTLYNAVDKLIVTYVEKHHHSLHVGYVPTGRDATVSYGGVDFRFQNTTEAPLLLKAYTNNGSLTVEVRTSKAYQSKVRVR encoded by the coding sequence ATGAGAAAATTCAGAGGGGCAATGTTAATCATTCTGGCTGGCAGTTTAATAGGTTTGGTTGGTTGTTCAGAAAAAACAGCGAAGGAAAAGGCATTAGAGAAAAGAGTAGCCGACCTGGAGCAGGAAATTAATAAGGAGAAAGATTCAAAGGAAGAAGCAAAGCAAACAGAAACAAATCAGCAAAACGAAGTGATGCCGGCTGTGGTCGAGGTAGTGGATCCAATTACAAAAAAAGTGATAAAGAGCTTTACGCCAAAGGATATGGGGTACGAAACAGATAAGGAAAAGTATAAAGAGCAAATAGAGAAGTGGGCAAAGGATGCGGCTAGGGGAACTGAGGCTGCACCTGGTTATGACCAACGGATGGTCCCTGACAGGTTAGGTGCGGATGGGCAGATTATAAAAGGAAAACCGAGGACAATTTTAGAAGAAAAAGAGTTGTCAGAGAAAATAATCAACGCTTCAGCAAAGGGTGGAACTGTAGAGCTGCCTTTATATATAACCGAATCCGGGTATAAGCCGGAAGAAGCATCACAATTGGGAGAAGTCGTTGTTGCATCGTTTACGACCCATTTCAACAGCAGCATAAAGGGGAGATCGAGAAATATTGAGCTTTCTGCCCAGGCTATCAATAATGTCATTATCGGAATGCAGGACGTATTCTCCTTTAATACGACAGTCGGGCCGAGTGACCAGGCACATGGCTATCAGAAAGCACCGGAAGCGGTGAACGGCAAATTGGTTGAAGGAATCGGCGGGGGCATTTGCCAGACATCTTCGACTTTATATAATGCGGTGGACAAATTAATAGTCACTTATGTGGAAAAGCACCACCACTCACTCCATGTCGGGTATGTGCCAACGGGGAGGGACGCTACCGTATCTTACGGTGGAGTAGACTTCAGATTCCAGAATACAACGGAAGCACCGTTACTGCTGAAAGCATACACAAATAACGGATCACTAACCGTAGAAGTAAGAACCTCCAAAGCATACCAGAGTAAGGTCAGAGTAAGATGA